One window from the genome of Thalassospira xiamenensis M-5 = DSM 17429 encodes:
- a CDS encoding sigma 54-interacting transcriptional regulator has protein sequence MDQIANPPPPTVSDALYQQALASHIHPTLLVHPQSDRIMFANQAAAHLLGRSITDLKSTAMSSLHKGQVPSLVVFSQAALYHGFAWTRGLNLMHADGTEIRLEHEARALHWEGADYLIIILCDLDARHRRDVDAEADNYLREGIAEWRRAERFFREIERENQLILGAAGEGIYGVNSDGVTTFVNPAAERMLGWTAEELVGKEIHSIIHHSHVNGDPYHAEHCPIYNAFREGIVRRVDDEVFWRSDGKPIRVEYTSTPIRDHGLVIGAVIVFRDITERKIAEEKLHAALAEVDRLRERLELENAYLQEEILSTNNHHEIIGQSEAINSALKQIDLVAPTDANVLITGESGTGKELIARAIHQASHRRDRVLVRVNCAAIPHELFESEFFGHVRGAFTGAVRDRVGRFELADGGTLFLDEVGEIPLELQGKLLRVLQDQKFERIGEERTREVNVRLLAATNRDLKEEVRLGRFREDLYFRLNVFPIECRPLRERPDDIPPLATHFLRNICQRLNIPQLTLTNGQVRSLMKYDWPGNARELENIIERAAILARDGKLNFDLPEPNRRETDPGNADPARDQINHASAILTEDDRRKREYDNIIRALETTRGRIFGPDGAAALLNVKPTTLASRIKKLRIDRRDFTPSGQQ, from the coding sequence ATGGATCAGATTGCAAACCCGCCACCCCCAACGGTTTCGGACGCCCTGTATCAACAGGCCCTTGCATCGCATATTCATCCGACTTTGCTGGTGCATCCGCAAAGTGATCGCATCATGTTTGCCAATCAGGCGGCGGCGCATTTGCTGGGCCGCAGCATTACGGACCTTAAATCCACCGCCATGAGCAGCCTGCACAAGGGACAGGTGCCAAGCCTTGTGGTGTTCAGTCAGGCGGCCCTTTATCACGGTTTTGCCTGGACACGGGGCCTGAACCTGATGCATGCGGATGGCACCGAAATCCGGCTTGAACACGAAGCCCGCGCCCTGCATTGGGAGGGCGCGGATTACCTGATCATCATCCTTTGTGATCTCGATGCCCGCCACCGCCGCGACGTTGATGCAGAGGCCGATAATTACCTGCGCGAAGGCATTGCCGAATGGCGGCGCGCCGAACGTTTCTTCCGTGAAATCGAACGCGAAAACCAGTTGATACTGGGTGCGGCGGGCGAAGGCATTTACGGGGTCAACAGCGACGGCGTCACCACCTTTGTCAATCCCGCCGCCGAACGCATGCTGGGCTGGACGGCCGAGGAACTGGTGGGCAAGGAAATCCATTCGATCATCCACCATTCGCATGTCAATGGCGATCCCTACCACGCCGAACATTGCCCGATTTACAATGCGTTTCGCGAAGGCATCGTTCGGCGCGTTGACGACGAAGTCTTCTGGCGCAGCGACGGCAAACCGATCCGGGTTGAATATACCTCCACCCCGATCCGCGATCATGGGCTGGTGATTGGTGCTGTGATCGTGTTTCGCGATATCACCGAACGCAAAATTGCCGAGGAAAAGCTGCATGCCGCCCTGGCCGAGGTTGATCGCCTTCGCGAAAGGCTGGAACTTGAAAACGCCTATCTGCAGGAAGAAATCCTCTCAACCAACAACCACCATGAAATCATCGGCCAGTCCGAGGCGATCAACAGTGCACTTAAACAGATCGATCTGGTCGCACCCACCGATGCCAACGTCCTGATCACCGGGGAATCGGGGACCGGCAAGGAACTGATCGCGCGCGCCATCCATCAGGCAAGCCACCGGCGCGACCGCGTTCTGGTGCGCGTAAACTGTGCCGCCATCCCCCATGAACTGTTCGAAAGCGAGTTTTTCGGCCATGTCCGCGGTGCCTTTACCGGCGCTGTGCGCGACCGCGTCGGCCGGTTCGAACTGGCCGATGGCGGCACACTGTTTCTGGACGAGGTCGGTGAAATTCCGCTGGAGCTACAGGGCAAGCTTTTGCGTGTTTTGCAGGATCAGAAATTCGAACGCATCGGCGAGGAACGCACCCGCGAGGTCAATGTCCGCCTGCTGGCCGCAACCAACCGCGATCTCAAGGAAGAAGTCCGGCTCGGCCGCTTCCGCGAAGACCTGTATTTCCGCCTCAATGTATTTCCCATCGAATGTCGGCCGCTGCGCGAACGGCCCGACGATATCCCGCCATTGGCGACACATTTCCTGCGCAATATCTGCCAGCGGCTGAACATCCCGCAACTGACCCTGACCAACGGGCAGGTCAGAAGCCTGATGAAATATGACTGGCCGGGCAATGCGCGCGAACTTGAAAACATTATCGAACGTGCTGCCATTCTGGCCCGTGATGGTAAACTGAATTTTGACCTGCCCGAACCCAATCGCCGCGAAACCGACCCCGGCAATGCCGACCCCGCGCGTGATCAGATAAACCACGCATCCGCAATCCTCACCGAAGATGACCGGCGCAAACGTGAATATGACAATATCATCCGCGCCCTTGAAACCACACGCGGCCGGATTTTTGGCCCCGATGGCGCGGCGGCCCTTTTGAATGTAAAGCCGACAACACTGGCATCGCGGATCAAAAAGCTTCGGATTGACCGGCGCGATTTCACGCCATCCGGCCAGCAATAG
- a CDS encoding twin transmembrane helix small protein translates to MAGFLQIGVLIAMAAVAVILVLGIVTMARGKDARKSNKLMQLRVLVQGIALLLLVILSFMALGK, encoded by the coding sequence ATGGCTGGATTTTTACAGATTGGCGTTCTGATCGCGATGGCCGCGGTCGCGGTTATTCTGGTTCTTGGCATCGTCACCATGGCGCGCGGCAAGGATGCCAGAAAATCCAACAAGCTGATGCAGCTTCGCGTGCTCGTACAGGGGATCGCCCTTTTGCTGCTGGTCATCCTGTCCTTCATGGCGCTTGGCAAATAA
- a CDS encoding cob(I)yrinic acid a,c-diamide adenosyltransferase: MVQLTRIYTKSGDKGKTALGNGTRVAKNDVRVAAYGTVDETNAVIGVARLHATGDADAMLARIQNDLFDLGADLCTPGDGSDDNPERPALRITATQTERLEAEIDAINADLDPLTSFVLPGGSALSAQLHVARTVSRRAERLIVELSGIEAINPEAVRYINRLSDHMFVLARHANNGGKDDILWQPGLTR, encoded by the coding sequence ATGGTTCAACTGACCCGCATCTACACCAAATCCGGCGACAAGGGTAAAACCGCCCTTGGCAATGGCACCCGCGTTGCCAAAAACGATGTCCGCGTTGCGGCCTATGGCACGGTGGACGAAACCAATGCGGTGATCGGGGTTGCCCGCCTGCATGCGACCGGTGACGCTGATGCCATGCTGGCCCGGATCCAGAACGATCTTTTTGATCTTGGGGCTGATCTGTGCACGCCGGGTGACGGCAGCGACGATAACCCGGAACGCCCGGCCCTTCGCATTACGGCCACGCAAACCGAACGGCTTGAGGCCGAAATCGATGCGATCAATGCCGATCTGGACCCGCTGACATCCTTTGTCCTGCCCGGCGGCAGCGCCCTTTCCGCCCAGCTTCATGTCGCGCGCACCGTATCGCGCCGCGCCGAACGGCTGATTGTGGAGCTCTCGGGAATCGAGGCAATCAACCCCGAAGCGGTGCGTTACATCAACCGCCTGTCGGACCATATGTTCGTTCTGGCCCGTCATGCCAATAATGGCGGCAAGGACGATATCCTGTGGCAACCCGGCCTGACCCGCTAG
- a CDS encoding electron transfer flavoprotein subunit beta/FixA family protein, with protein MKVLVAVKRVVDYNVKIRVKQDQSGVELNNVKMSMNPFDEIAVEEAVRLKEAGTATEVVAVSLGVKQCQETLRTALAMGADRGILVETDDELQPLAVAKLLKEVVAKESPDLVILGKQAIDDDANQTGQMLAALLDWPQGTFASKVAVADGKLDVTREVDGGLETIKIDLPAIVTTDLRLNEPRYASLPNIMKAKKKPLDTLSPADLGVDTAPRLKTLKVTEPPARQAGVKVASVAELVDKLRNEAKVI; from the coding sequence ATGAAGGTTCTTGTCGCCGTTAAGCGCGTTGTGGATTACAACGTCAAGATCCGTGTCAAACAGGACCAGTCTGGCGTTGAATTGAACAACGTCAAAATGTCCATGAACCCGTTTGACGAAATCGCCGTTGAAGAGGCCGTCCGCCTCAAGGAAGCCGGCACCGCGACCGAAGTGGTCGCCGTATCGCTGGGTGTGAAACAGTGTCAGGAAACACTGCGTACCGCCCTTGCCATGGGTGCCGATCGCGGCATTCTGGTCGAAACCGACGACGAACTGCAACCGCTTGCCGTTGCCAAACTTCTCAAGGAAGTCGTTGCCAAGGAAAGCCCGGATCTCGTGATCCTCGGCAAACAGGCCATTGATGACGACGCCAACCAGACCGGTCAGATGCTGGCCGCCCTTCTGGACTGGCCGCAGGGCACATTCGCGTCCAAGGTCGCCGTTGCCGATGGCAAGCTTGACGTCACCCGCGAAGTCGATGGTGGCCTTGAAACCATCAAGATCGATCTTCCGGCCATCGTCACCACCGACCTTCGCCTGAACGAGCCGCGCTATGCGTCGCTTCCCAACATCATGAAGGCCAAGAAAAAGCCGCTTGATACGTTAAGCCCGGCTGATCTTGGTGTCGACACCGCGCCGCGCCTGAAAACCCTGAAAGTGACGGAACCACCGGCACGTCAGGCAGGTGTGAAAGTTGCCAGCGTCGCCGAGCTTGTCGACAAGCTTCGCAACGAAGCCAAAGTGATTTAA
- a CDS encoding electron transfer flavoprotein subunit alpha/FixB family protein, which translates to MSILVIAEHDNTELKGATLNTVAAAQKIGGDITILVAGENCRAVADAAAKVADVSKVLVADNAAYGHFLAENMAGLVNELAGDYSHVLVAASTTGKNFMPRVAALKDVAQISDITDVESADTFVRPIYAGNAMATVQSSDSLKLITVRTTGFDPVAAEGGSATIEDIATAKDAGKSAFVSQELTESERPELTAASVIISGGRGMGSGENFHLIEPIADKLGAAIGASRAAVDAGYAPNDWQVGQTGKVVAPQLYIAVGISGAIQHLAGMKDSKVIVAINKDEEAPIFSVADYGLVADLFEALPALASELDK; encoded by the coding sequence ATGAGCATTCTTGTTATTGCCGAACACGACAATACCGAACTGAAGGGCGCAACGCTCAATACCGTTGCCGCCGCACAGAAAATCGGTGGCGACATCACCATTCTGGTCGCGGGCGAAAACTGCCGTGCGGTTGCAGATGCGGCCGCAAAGGTTGCGGACGTCTCGAAGGTTCTGGTTGCCGATAACGCGGCCTATGGCCATTTCCTGGCCGAAAACATGGCGGGTCTGGTCAATGAACTGGCCGGTGATTACAGCCACGTTCTGGTCGCCGCCTCGACCACGGGCAAAAACTTCATGCCCCGCGTTGCAGCACTAAAAGACGTCGCACAGATTTCCGACATCACCGATGTCGAAAGTGCCGATACGTTCGTCCGTCCGATCTATGCCGGAAACGCGATGGCAACCGTTCAGTCGTCCGACAGCCTGAAACTGATCACGGTCCGTACCACGGGCTTTGATCCGGTCGCGGCCGAAGGCGGTTCCGCAACCATCGAAGATATCGCAACTGCGAAAGATGCCGGAAAATCCGCTTTTGTCAGTCAGGAACTGACCGAGTCGGAACGTCCGGAACTGACCGCAGCCAGCGTTATCATCTCTGGCGGTCGCGGTATGGGCTCGGGCGAGAACTTCCACCTGATCGAACCGATTGCCGATAAACTCGGCGCTGCCATTGGTGCTTCGCGCGCCGCCGTCGACGCGGGATACGCCCCGAACGACTGGCAGGTCGGCCAGACCGGCAAAGTTGTTGCACCGCAGCTATACATTGCGGTAGGCATTTCAGGTGCGATTCAGCACCTTGCCGGCATGAAGGACAGTAAGGTCATTGTTGCGATCAACAAGGACGAAGAAGCACCGATCTTCTCGGTTGCCGATTACGGTCTTGTCGCGGACCTGTTCGAGGCCCTTCCCGCATTGGCGAGCGAACTCGACAAATAA
- a CDS encoding 3-hydroxybutyryl-CoA dehydrogenase, whose amino-acid sequence MASLEDIKTIGVIGAGQMGNGIAHVIALADYDVRLLDVSAEALDKALGLIGKNMDRQVKKDLITEQQKEAALARITTGTEYSFLSDCDLVIEAATENEETKKQIFKALCPVLGPEAIIATNTSSISVTRLASYTDRPSKFMGMHFMNPVPLMKLVELIRGIATDEPTYRTIHELTKKLGKDTASAEDFPAFIVNRILLPMINEAIYTLYEGVGNVRSIDDAMRLGANHPMGPLQLADFIGLDTCLSIMHVLHDGLADTKYRPCPLLVKYVEAGWLGRKVGRGFYDYSGDEPVPTR is encoded by the coding sequence ATGGCTTCGCTTGAAGATATCAAGACCATTGGCGTAATCGGCGCCGGTCAGATGGGCAATGGCATTGCTCATGTGATTGCACTTGCCGACTACGACGTCCGACTGCTTGACGTATCGGCAGAGGCGCTCGACAAGGCGCTTGGCCTGATTGGCAAGAACATGGATCGTCAGGTCAAGAAAGACCTGATCACCGAACAACAGAAAGAAGCAGCCCTCGCCCGGATTACCACGGGTACGGAATACAGCTTCCTGTCTGACTGCGATCTCGTGATCGAGGCCGCAACCGAAAACGAAGAAACCAAGAAACAGATTTTCAAGGCTCTGTGTCCGGTTCTGGGCCCCGAGGCCATCATTGCGACGAACACCTCGTCCATTTCGGTGACGCGTCTGGCATCCTATACTGACCGCCCGTCGAAATTCATGGGCATGCACTTCATGAATCCGGTGCCGCTGATGAAGCTGGTCGAACTGATCCGCGGCATTGCCACGGACGAGCCGACCTATCGCACCATTCATGAATTGACCAAAAAACTGGGCAAAGACACGGCAAGTGCCGAAGATTTCCCGGCCTTCATCGTCAACCGCATTCTGCTGCCGATGATCAACGAGGCGATCTATACGCTTTACGAAGGTGTCGGCAATGTCCGGTCCATCGATGATGCCATGCGCCTTGGCGCAAACCATCCGATGGGGCCGCTGCAACTGGCCGATTTCATTGGTCTGGATACCTGCCTGTCGATCATGCATGTCCTGCATGATGGCTTGGCCGATACCAAATATCGTCCCTGCCCGCTTCTGGTCAAATATGTCGAAGCCGGCTGGCTTGGCCGCAAGGTCGGCCGCGGCTTCTATGACTATAGCGGTGACGAGCCGGTTCCGACCCGCTAA
- the xylB gene encoding xylulokinase — MFLGIDVGTSAVKALLMDEHSLTVAETDVPLTLSNPKPFWSEQHPDDWWAATCTALDQLKSSNPKALAAVRAIGLSGQMHGAVILDADDKPLRPAILWNDGRAKAECDELQAALPDLPSRAGVVAMPGMTAPKLMWLRKHEPEIFARIKTVLLPKDYIRFCLTGEKVTEMSDAAGTLWLDEESRSWNFDAIAATGMDIAQLPRLAEGSDPTGHLRGELAARWDMKPTVIVAGGGGDAATGGIGVGAVSHGDGFISLGTSSQIFVASDRYRPKPHELLHSFAHAVPQHWFQMAVLLNGASCLLWAANLLGEKDIGALLQRTEAGHKAPSDVVFLPYLNGERTPHNDPYARGVFFGLGSDTSRETMVQSVLEGVGFALLDGQSRLHAAGTHCELPGVIGGGARSRYWIQLISDIMGCPLARYEGAAKGPAFGAARLGRLALDHETVEDVCQKPVIQEVIEPDMRKHADYQPRFAKFRRIYAALRDEFQPV; from the coding sequence ATGTTTCTCGGAATAGATGTCGGCACATCTGCCGTTAAAGCGCTTCTGATGGATGAACATTCGCTCACCGTCGCCGAAACCGATGTGCCCCTGACGCTGAGCAACCCCAAACCATTCTGGAGCGAACAGCACCCCGATGACTGGTGGGCTGCGACCTGCACGGCGCTGGATCAGTTGAAATCATCCAACCCCAAAGCCCTTGCCGCGGTTCGGGCCATCGGCCTGTCCGGCCAGATGCACGGGGCGGTGATCCTTGATGCCGATGATAAACCGCTCCGCCCGGCGATCCTGTGGAATGACGGCCGGGCCAAGGCCGAATGCGATGAATTGCAGGCCGCCCTGCCCGATCTGCCATCGCGGGCCGGTGTGGTTGCCATGCCCGGCATGACCGCGCCCAAACTGATGTGGCTGCGCAAACACGAACCCGAAATCTTTGCCCGAATCAAAACCGTCCTGCTGCCCAAGGATTACATCCGTTTCTGCCTGACCGGCGAAAAGGTCACCGAAATGTCGGATGCCGCCGGTACGCTCTGGCTTGATGAAGAAAGCCGCAGCTGGAATTTTGACGCCATTGCCGCAACCGGCATGGATATCGCCCAACTACCCCGCCTTGCCGAAGGAAGCGACCCCACAGGCCATCTGCGCGGTGAACTGGCCGCGCGCTGGGACATGAAGCCGACCGTGATTGTCGCCGGTGGTGGCGGCGATGCCGCGACCGGTGGCATCGGTGTCGGCGCGGTCAGCCATGGCGACGGCTTCATTTCGCTTGGCACCTCGTCACAGATTTTCGTGGCATCGGACCGTTATCGCCCGAAACCCCACGAACTTCTGCACAGCTTCGCCCATGCCGTGCCGCAGCACTGGTTCCAGATGGCCGTACTGCTTAACGGGGCAAGCTGCCTTTTGTGGGCGGCAAACCTGTTGGGGGAAAAGGATATCGGCGCATTGCTGCAACGGACCGAAGCCGGGCATAAGGCCCCGTCGGATGTTGTGTTCCTGCCCTACCTTAATGGCGAACGGACCCCGCATAACGATCCCTATGCACGCGGCGTGTTCTTTGGCCTTGGCAGTGACACATCGCGCGAAACAATGGTGCAATCGGTACTCGAAGGGGTCGGTTTTGCCCTTCTGGACGGGCAATCGCGCCTGCATGCCGCCGGAACGCATTGCGAATTGCCCGGTGTCATTGGCGGCGGCGCGCGCAGCCGATACTGGATTCAACTGATATCCGACATCATGGGATGTCCGCTTGCCCGATACGAAGGGGCGGCCAAGGGCCCGGCATTTGGCGCGGCCCGTCTGGGGCGGCTGGCACTTGATCACGAAACGGTCGAGGATGTCTGCCAGAAACCGGTCATTCAGGAAGTGATCGAACCCGATATGCGCAAACATGCCGATTATCAGCCGCGATTTGCCAAATTCAGACGAATCTATGCTGCCCTGCGCGATGAATTCCAACCTGTCTGA
- the rbsK gene encoding ribokinase, translating to MTIAIVGSSNIDFAARVAQLPKPGQTVSAKDYMTGPGGKGCNQAIAVARLGQMPVFISKIGNDVLGRSLIDTLNAEGFDTNQLIQSADAQTGTALISIDDAGENIITVAGGANMTMSRADIREKQVFLEHCNYLLVQLECPVVAIACAMKYAREAGATIILDPAPVPDRVVLRDLMELTDIVTPNINECSAMTGIHPDNDETAHAAASKLHEMGARIVVIKMGSRGAFYSDGDQSGRVEPFDVAAIDTVAAGDCFNGGLAVALHDGRPLRDAVRFACATGALATTRYGAADAAPTLDQVLSLMESAD from the coding sequence ATGACCATTGCCATCGTCGGAAGTTCCAATATCGATTTTGCCGCCCGCGTTGCCCAATTGCCCAAACCCGGCCAAACCGTATCGGCCAAGGATTACATGACCGGCCCGGGCGGAAAGGGATGCAATCAGGCGATTGCCGTTGCACGACTGGGGCAAATGCCTGTTTTCATTTCCAAAATCGGCAATGATGTTCTGGGACGCAGCCTGATCGATACCCTGAACGCCGAAGGCTTTGACACCAACCAGCTGATCCAGTCGGCCGACGCCCAGACCGGAACCGCCCTGATATCCATCGACGATGCTGGCGAAAACATCATCACGGTGGCCGGTGGGGCAAACATGACCATGAGCCGGGCCGACATCCGCGAAAAACAGGTGTTTCTGGAACATTGCAATTATCTGCTGGTGCAGCTCGAATGCCCGGTTGTTGCCATTGCCTGCGCAATGAAATACGCCCGCGAAGCTGGCGCAACCATCATCCTTGATCCGGCACCGGTGCCCGACCGGGTTGTTTTGCGCGATCTGATGGAACTGACCGACATCGTCACCCCGAATATCAATGAATGTTCTGCCATGACCGGCATTCACCCCGACAATGATGAAACCGCCCACGCGGCCGCATCAAAACTGCACGAAATGGGCGCGCGTATCGTGGTGATCAAAATGGGATCAAGGGGCGCATTTTATTCCGACGGCGACCAGTCGGGCAGGGTCGAACCCTTTGACGTTGCCGCAATTGATACGGTTGCCGCGGGGGATTGCTTTAATGGCGGGCTGGCCGTTGCCCTGCATGACGGACGACCATTGCGTGATGCCGTCCGGTTTGCCTGTGCGACCGGGGCATTGGCGACCACGCGCTATGGTGCTGCCGACGCCGCCCCGACCCTTGATCAGGTACTATCACTGATGGAAAGTGCTGATTGA
- a CDS encoding TlpA disulfide reductase family protein — MKALLRYVKLGVIVAISAIYASPAFADTQLPQELSKMETVPEGSSLPEKAVFIEADGSESDLKNLKGKVILVNLWATWCAPCIEEMPDLDRLAAKMDGKPFRVLALSQDRGGAEIVQEFFDENGIGHLDVVLDPRGATARAFGARGLPTSFVIDANGQVIGKLEGTAKWDADGVIDYFNNLIDAAS, encoded by the coding sequence GTGAAGGCATTGCTTCGTTACGTAAAACTGGGCGTGATTGTCGCCATATCGGCCATTTATGCAAGCCCTGCCTTTGCAGATACGCAATTGCCGCAAGAACTTTCGAAAATGGAGACGGTGCCTGAGGGCTCAAGCCTGCCGGAAAAGGCGGTTTTCATCGAGGCCGATGGCAGCGAAAGTGACCTTAAGAACCTGAAAGGAAAGGTTATTCTGGTCAATCTTTGGGCGACATGGTGCGCACCCTGCATTGAAGAAATGCCCGATCTTGATCGACTGGCGGCGAAAATGGATGGCAAGCCGTTCCGTGTTCTGGCGCTTAGTCAGGATCGCGGTGGGGCGGAAATCGTGCAGGAATTCTTTGATGAAAACGGAATCGGCCATCTTGATGTCGTGCTTGATCCGCGCGGGGCAACCGCACGGGCCTTTGGCGCGCGCGGCCTTCCGACCAGTTTCGTGATCGATGCCAACGGGCAGGTTATCGGCAAACTGGAAGGCACGGCCAAATGGGATGCCGACGGGGTTATCGACTATTTCAACAATCTGATTGATGCCGCGTCCTGA
- the argH gene encoding argininosuccinate lyase — MTDQNATDQKNANALWGGRFEAGPSAIMEEINASIGFDKRLYAQDIQGSKAHCAMLVKQKIIPAEDGDKIVAGLDQILQEIENGTFTFSAALEDIHMNVESRLRDLIGPAAGRLHTARSRNDQVATDFKLWVRDVALADLEAGLKGLQEALIEQAGTHAETIMPGFTHLQAAQPVTFGHHLLAYVEMFGRDRGRVADCRTRANENPLGSAALAGTPYPIDRHMTASSLGFDRPTANSLDAVSDRDFALEYLNAASITAMHLSRLAEEMVIWCSAQFKFIGMSDKFSTGSSIMPQKRNPDAAELIRSKIGRIVGCYNSLMLSMKGLPLAYSKDMQEDKEPVFEAHDHLGLCVAAMTGMIADMKVHKDNMRAAAGAGYTTATDLADWLVAELGMPFRDAHHVVGATVKLAEGKGCDLDQLSLEDLQGIEPKITKAVYDVLTVEASVSARQSFGGTAPVRVREQVAAAKERFLK, encoded by the coding sequence ATGACCGATCAAAACGCCACCGACCAGAAAAATGCCAACGCCCTGTGGGGAGGCCGCTTTGAAGCGGGCCCGTCCGCCATCATGGAAGAAATCAATGCTTCCATCGGCTTTGACAAACGCCTGTACGCCCAGGACATTCAGGGTTCCAAAGCCCATTGCGCCATGCTGGTCAAGCAGAAGATCATCCCCGCAGAAGATGGCGACAAAATAGTCGCGGGTCTAGACCAGATCCTTCAGGAAATCGAAAACGGCACATTCACCTTCTCGGCTGCCCTTGAAGACATCCACATGAATGTCGAAAGCCGCCTGCGTGATCTGATCGGGCCTGCGGCCGGTCGCCTGCATACCGCGCGCTCCCGCAATGATCAGGTCGCAACCGATTTCAAACTCTGGGTCCGCGACGTGGCACTGGCCGATCTTGAAGCCGGGCTCAAGGGCCTTCAGGAAGCCCTGATCGAACAGGCCGGCACCCATGCCGAAACCATCATGCCGGGCTTTACCCACCTTCAGGCGGCCCAGCCAGTCACCTTTGGCCATCATCTTCTGGCCTATGTCGAAATGTTTGGCCGGGATCGTGGCCGCGTTGCCGATTGCCGCACACGCGCCAATGAAAACCCGCTGGGTTCGGCGGCCCTTGCCGGAACGCCCTATCCGATTGACCGTCACATGACGGCATCATCGCTTGGCTTTGATCGTCCGACCGCGAACTCGCTCGATGCGGTGTCGGATCGTGACTTTGCGCTGGAATATCTGAACGCGGCCTCAATCACCGCCATGCATCTGTCGCGCCTGGCCGAGGAAATGGTGATCTGGTGTTCCGCACAGTTCAAATTTATCGGCATGTCGGACAAATTTTCGACCGGCTCGTCGATCATGCCGCAGAAACGCAACCCCGATGCTGCCGAACTGATCCGCTCCAAGATCGGCCGTATCGTTGGCTGCTATAATTCGCTGATGCTGTCGATGAAGGGGCTGCCGCTGGCCTATTCCAAGGACATGCAGGAAGACAAGGAACCGGTATTCGAAGCCCACGACCATCTGGGTCTTTGTGTCGCCGCCATGACCGGCATGATTGCCGACATGAAGGTGCATAAGGACAACATGCGTGCTGCCGCCGGGGCCGGTTACACCACCGCAACCGATCTGGCCGACTGGCTGGTGGCCGAACTGGGCATGCCGTTCCGCGACGCCCATCACGTGGTCGGTGCGACCGTGAAACTGGCCGAAGGCAAGGGGTGTGATCTCGATCAGCTTTCGCTCGAAGACCTTCAGGGGATCGAACCCAAAATCACCAAGGCCGTTTACGATGTCCTGACCGTCGAGGCATCGGTCAGCGCCCGTCAAAGCTTTGGCGGCACCGCGCCGGTCCGCGTCAGGGAACAGGTCGCAGCGGCAAAGGAAAGGTTCCTGAAATGA
- the lptM gene encoding LPS translocon maturation chaperone LptM — translation MSNPIFKRSTVIVLAVMLGLSVAACGKKGPLEPPTDEGRNYPRTYPAQ, via the coding sequence ATGAGCAACCCGATCTTCAAACGCAGCACAGTGATCGTACTGGCGGTGATGCTGGGCCTGTCTGTTGCCGCGTGTGGCAAAAAAGGCCCGCTTGAACCACCGACCGACGAAGGCCGCAACTATCCACGGACATATCCGGCACAATGA